A section of the Phacochoerus africanus isolate WHEZ1 chromosome 4, ROS_Pafr_v1, whole genome shotgun sequence genome encodes:
- the CYSTM1 gene encoding cysteine-rich and transmembrane domain-containing protein 1 isoform X1, which yields MNPGNPPPYPGPGPSAPYPPYPQQPMGPQVYPPGPAGGPYPPPPQGYPYQGYPQYGWQGGPQEPPKTTVYVVERERTTDNTGCQAVLAACWAALCCCCLLDNLD from the exons ATGAATCCAGGGAATCCTCCTCCGTATCCAGGCCCTGGTCCGTCGGCCCCGTACCCACCTTATCCACAACAACCCATGGGGCCGCAGGTCTACCCTCCAGGACCTGCAGGGGGACCCTACCCACCACCTCCTCAGGGGTACCCCTACCAGGGCTACCCCCAGTACGGCTGGCAGGGCGGACCTCAGGAGCCTCCTAAAACCACAG TGTACGTGGTGGAACGAGAAAGGACGACGGACAACACCGGGTGTCAGGCGGTCCTGGCGGCCTGCTGGGCTgctctctgctgctgctgcctcctgGACAACTTGGACTGA